From Fundulus heteroclitus isolate FHET01 chromosome 14, MU-UCD_Fhet_4.1, whole genome shotgun sequence, the proteins below share one genomic window:
- the si:dkey-9k7.3 gene encoding circularly permutated Ras protein 1 isoform X1, translating to MKVFVHLFGSQMEFACSHVVCNWGPDGEDVSEVGPDYENRALLKQQTDPLPPPLPPRRFRKPRPTSLPNPPFLTSQLSVTPLSLPPPVPPRLDLLEQDNRFKVNINVVSLGVGKLADMSQDAGLENFQSPVICGKCSAALSCLSSVWKKLWVCEFCGYENGVDESLAQVCIGQRAGVRSDDLYLPGKSEDDYQNLEDTMVVFCVDISGSMTVTTEVTTGNGSTMHISRLEGIQDALQRTLTFTLQQTPHRRVALVTFNDEVVIYGDGTRTPLTIRDWALVDYEHIWKQAVGYNVPHCIAETYQHLTQRVKELRENGATALGPATLASVALASKYPGSKVILCTDGRANIGLGDMEQAQSSSADNSYFYRELALQAVQKGVIISVMSFKGTDCRLADIGRLADVTGGRVNIVSIGTVATEIQSISEDNVLATSVTATLLAPDGVYFPYEDEHNHKLVREIGNVTKGLEITFEFAVKPDYVEFCFQRNTLPFQLQLSFKTRDQQKVTRIITEQRPVTIGSQILLGRLNMAVLGVYWAQLCAGLTVEGRVKEARRQLAAQQDLLRHISKLRPIQKEESIYGNWMETMTTICGDITTESQVLSDEAAEVVYQMKRASSISSKSTAGRQKKTFVRKKPMEAM from the exons ATGAAGGTTTTTGTCCATCTTTTTGGTTCTCAGATGGAGTTTGCTTGCAGTCATGTCGTATGTAACTGGGGCCCAGATGGAGAAG ATGTTTCTGAAGTTGGACCTGACTATGAGAACAGAGCACTtctaaaacagcaaacag ATCCACTTCCGCCACCACTACCTCCTCGTCGCTTTAGGAAACCTCGGCCCACCTCCCTTCCTAATCCACCTTTTCTCACCTCCCAGCTTTCAGTGACTCCTCTCTCCCTGCCTCCTCCAGTTCCTCCGAGAC TTGATTTGCTGGAACAAGACAACCGCTTTAAAGTCAACATCAACGTCGTCTCCCTTGGTGTTGGAAAACTGGCTGACATGAGCCAAG ATGCAGGTCTGGAGAACTTCCAGAGCCCAGTGATTTGTGGGAAATGTAGTGCTGCGCTGTCATGCCTAAGTTCAGTTTGGAAGAAG TTGTGGGTGTGCGAGTTCTGTGGGTATGAAAACGGCGTCGACGAAAGTCTGGCCCAGGTGTGCATCGGTCAGCGCGCAGGTGTGCGAAGCGACGACCTTTACCTGCCGGGGAAGAGTGAAGACGACTACCAGAACCTGGAGGATACAatggttgttttttgtgtggACATTTCCGGCAGCATGACTGTCACgacagag GTGACAACAGGCAACGGCTCTACAATGCACATATCCAGATTAGAG GGAATCCAGGACGCTCTCCAGAGAACGCTAACGTTCACCTTGCAGCAGACGCCTCACAGGAGGGTGGCCCTCGTCACCTTTAATGATGAG GTTGTTATATATGGGGATGGTACTCGCACTCCTCTCACCATCAGGGACTGGGCATTGGTTGACTACGAGCACATCTGGAAACAGGCTGTGGGTTACAACGTCCCTCACTGCATCGCTGAGACATACCAACATCTCACCCAAAGAGTCAAAGA GCTCAGAGAAAACGGAGCTACAGCTCTTGGTCCGGCAACGTTGGCGTCTGTAGCTTTGGCATCAAAATACCCCGGCTCCAAG GTCATCTTGTGCACCGACGGCAGAGCCAACATCGGCCTCGGTGACATGGAACAAGCTCAGTCCTCATCCGCAGATAACTCCTATTTCTATAGAGAGCTGGCTCTGCAAGCAGTACAGAAAGG AGTCATAATCTCGGTGATGTCCTTTAAAGGGACAGATTGCCGCTTGGCCGACATTGGGAGACTGGCTGACGTGACCGGAGGAAGG GTGAACATCGTCAGCATCGGTACGGTGGCCACAGAGATCCAGTCCATCTCTGAAGACAACGTCTTAGCAACAAGTGTCACTGCCACCCTGCTTGCCCCTGACGGAGT ATATTTCCCCTATGAGGATGAGCACAATCACAAACTGGTGAGGGAGATTGGAAACGTGACGAAGGGACTGGAGATCACCTTCGAGTTCGCCGTGAAACCAGATTATGTGGAAT TTTGTTTCCAGAGGAACACGCTTCCGTTCCAGCTGCAGCTCAGCTTCAAGACCAGAGACCAGCAGAAAGTCACGCGCATCATCACCGAGCAGCGGCCGGTCACCATCGGCAG TCAGATCCTGCTGGggaggctcaacatggcggtgcTGGGCGTCTACTGGGCTCAGCTCTGCGCCGGCTTAACCGTGGAGGGCCGGGTGAAGGAAGCACGGAGGCAGCTAGCAGCGCAGCAAGACCTGCTGAGGCACATCAG TAAACTGAGGCCAATCCAGAAGGAAGAGAGTATCTATGGCAACTGGATGGAGACCATGACCACAATCTGTGGCGACATTACTACAGAGTCTCAG GTTCTGTCTGATGAAGCAGCCGAGGTGGTGTACCAGATGAAGAGAgccagcagcatcagcagcaaaTCCACTGCAGGCAGGCAGAAAAAGACTTTTGTGAGAAAAAAGCCCATGGAAGCAATGTAG
- the si:dkey-9k7.3 gene encoding circularly permutated Ras protein 1 isoform X2, whose product MEFACSHVVCNWGPDGEDVSEVGPDYENRALLKQQTDPLPPPLPPRRFRKPRPTSLPNPPFLTSQLSVTPLSLPPPVPPRLDLLEQDNRFKVNINVVSLGVGKLADMSQDAGLENFQSPVICGKCSAALSCLSSVWKKLWVCEFCGYENGVDESLAQVCIGQRAGVRSDDLYLPGKSEDDYQNLEDTMVVFCVDISGSMTVTTEVTTGNGSTMHISRLEGIQDALQRTLTFTLQQTPHRRVALVTFNDEVVIYGDGTRTPLTIRDWALVDYEHIWKQAVGYNVPHCIAETYQHLTQRVKELRENGATALGPATLASVALASKYPGSKVILCTDGRANIGLGDMEQAQSSSADNSYFYRELALQAVQKGVIISVMSFKGTDCRLADIGRLADVTGGRVNIVSIGTVATEIQSISEDNVLATSVTATLLAPDGVYFPYEDEHNHKLVREIGNVTKGLEITFEFAVKPDYVEFCFQRNTLPFQLQLSFKTRDQQKVTRIITEQRPVTIGSQILLGRLNMAVLGVYWAQLCAGLTVEGRVKEARRQLAAQQDLLRHISKLRPIQKEESIYGNWMETMTTICGDITTESQVLSDEAAEVVYQMKRASSISSKSTAGRQKKTFVRKKPMEAM is encoded by the exons ATGGAGTTTGCTTGCAGTCATGTCGTATGTAACTGGGGCCCAGATGGAGAAG ATGTTTCTGAAGTTGGACCTGACTATGAGAACAGAGCACTtctaaaacagcaaacag ATCCACTTCCGCCACCACTACCTCCTCGTCGCTTTAGGAAACCTCGGCCCACCTCCCTTCCTAATCCACCTTTTCTCACCTCCCAGCTTTCAGTGACTCCTCTCTCCCTGCCTCCTCCAGTTCCTCCGAGAC TTGATTTGCTGGAACAAGACAACCGCTTTAAAGTCAACATCAACGTCGTCTCCCTTGGTGTTGGAAAACTGGCTGACATGAGCCAAG ATGCAGGTCTGGAGAACTTCCAGAGCCCAGTGATTTGTGGGAAATGTAGTGCTGCGCTGTCATGCCTAAGTTCAGTTTGGAAGAAG TTGTGGGTGTGCGAGTTCTGTGGGTATGAAAACGGCGTCGACGAAAGTCTGGCCCAGGTGTGCATCGGTCAGCGCGCAGGTGTGCGAAGCGACGACCTTTACCTGCCGGGGAAGAGTGAAGACGACTACCAGAACCTGGAGGATACAatggttgttttttgtgtggACATTTCCGGCAGCATGACTGTCACgacagag GTGACAACAGGCAACGGCTCTACAATGCACATATCCAGATTAGAG GGAATCCAGGACGCTCTCCAGAGAACGCTAACGTTCACCTTGCAGCAGACGCCTCACAGGAGGGTGGCCCTCGTCACCTTTAATGATGAG GTTGTTATATATGGGGATGGTACTCGCACTCCTCTCACCATCAGGGACTGGGCATTGGTTGACTACGAGCACATCTGGAAACAGGCTGTGGGTTACAACGTCCCTCACTGCATCGCTGAGACATACCAACATCTCACCCAAAGAGTCAAAGA GCTCAGAGAAAACGGAGCTACAGCTCTTGGTCCGGCAACGTTGGCGTCTGTAGCTTTGGCATCAAAATACCCCGGCTCCAAG GTCATCTTGTGCACCGACGGCAGAGCCAACATCGGCCTCGGTGACATGGAACAAGCTCAGTCCTCATCCGCAGATAACTCCTATTTCTATAGAGAGCTGGCTCTGCAAGCAGTACAGAAAGG AGTCATAATCTCGGTGATGTCCTTTAAAGGGACAGATTGCCGCTTGGCCGACATTGGGAGACTGGCTGACGTGACCGGAGGAAGG GTGAACATCGTCAGCATCGGTACGGTGGCCACAGAGATCCAGTCCATCTCTGAAGACAACGTCTTAGCAACAAGTGTCACTGCCACCCTGCTTGCCCCTGACGGAGT ATATTTCCCCTATGAGGATGAGCACAATCACAAACTGGTGAGGGAGATTGGAAACGTGACGAAGGGACTGGAGATCACCTTCGAGTTCGCCGTGAAACCAGATTATGTGGAAT TTTGTTTCCAGAGGAACACGCTTCCGTTCCAGCTGCAGCTCAGCTTCAAGACCAGAGACCAGCAGAAAGTCACGCGCATCATCACCGAGCAGCGGCCGGTCACCATCGGCAG TCAGATCCTGCTGGggaggctcaacatggcggtgcTGGGCGTCTACTGGGCTCAGCTCTGCGCCGGCTTAACCGTGGAGGGCCGGGTGAAGGAAGCACGGAGGCAGCTAGCAGCGCAGCAAGACCTGCTGAGGCACATCAG TAAACTGAGGCCAATCCAGAAGGAAGAGAGTATCTATGGCAACTGGATGGAGACCATGACCACAATCTGTGGCGACATTACTACAGAGTCTCAG GTTCTGTCTGATGAAGCAGCCGAGGTGGTGTACCAGATGAAGAGAgccagcagcatcagcagcaaaTCCACTGCAGGCAGGCAGAAAAAGACTTTTGTGAGAAAAAAGCCCATGGAAGCAATGTAG